tgggcaacagattggctctgataccaatgttGCTTGTCCTGCTGTATCAACTGACAGATAAAGAAGTATAGAGAGAAGAGGGAACCAGGGAATTAGAGAAATAGAAAGAGATGGAAGAAATgttcagagagagaaagagattgGTATTGATTATTTTCGTAAGTGATTACAAACTATAGTTATGCTATTTGTAGCTTGAGCTAAACTGAATACAAGGGTCAGAATTGTTAACAGAATTCTGTTATAACAACTTTTCCAGCTTTTAAACCTTTCTTTAATTCTGTTCTGTAACAAATACTACATATAGGAGTGGGCTACCTGTTATCGGAGAATGATGAGCAGAAAAAGAAGTGAGCATGAGGAACTTCTCCCTGTGAAACACCTTTGGGTATGTGTTGATTGTCCAACTTTCTCCTTGGGAAAGGCTAAAAGCCAATCAGTTTCTTGCGTTGACATCTTGATTTGACAGAAGAACTCGTGCTCTTATTGTATCACATCTCTACGGAAAAATTTCTTTTGATAGGCAAAAACTTCTACCTTGGTATAACAAGGCTTGGACTTGAATGATTTGTTCCTTTTGCACAGAATAGAGTTTCTGTACAACTTTTCTTTTAAAACCTttggaacaaaaaaaaaatgtgactGTGAGTTAAGTTGAAGGTGTGCAAATTTCTTGTAGTTTAGTACTCCATCGGCTTGTTTGGTACAAGGAAATAAATCATGGCACATAATAGCCAGTATGGAAATAAGAGTAGCATTTGCGGTGAAATGGGTTCTGATCCTATATTCTTACGACCGACTATTGAGGGAGGTGGAATTGGACTTTGTTGAATTGAGTTATTGAGGGAATGAAACTAGATGGTTGCTTAAGAAAACAGTCCTACCTCCCATCTTCATTTAAGACACTATACAGGAGTGTTTAGATACTTGTAAGACATTTTCCAAGAAAATGAGTAGGGGTAGAAATCAGATTTCCCAAGTGTTGAAAACAACCCTTCAATGTTGGAAACATTTTTCTTTCGTAATGAGAAGCCAAATTTCCTCCCGACTCCCTTTTTTTCTCCTCCAATCCATCTATCATTTCCCCTCCACTTCCATTTTCTTTCTCTATACATTTTCTTATAAGGAGCCAGACAATCTAGTTTGTAGTTGTGTTTTTCACTTAAAAAATGTTATGTTTTCTGGTCAGATCCATAATCTCATTCTCACTGTTTTCAGGAAGTAAAAGAATGTAAAATAGAAGCTGTGAGCATGTGATTAGCGTTATTGCAGTGGCTTAGTCCAAATTACACCCCTTTGTTGTAATCCAACTTTAATTGTGTTGGTCTGAGTGTTATTATGACAATCGATTATTGATGGTTGCAGGAAATCTATTCCTCCACTAAGAGAGCTAGTCTGAACTTTTTGAATCATTGGCAGGGCCACTGGGAAGTCCTGGCTCCAGCCTAGCCATTATTCCCATTAATGTTGTCGGAGAACATTTAGAGAGGCTGTTCCTATGGGGTCATTCTTCTTGTACTATTTGTAAAGCTGATCGCAGTGAGATTCTGATATATGGTGGTTTTGGAGGCATAGGGAGACATGCACGTAGAAGTGACTGTTTACAGCTGGATCCATCATCTGGCCAATTATCTTTGTTAGATGTTAAGGGCTCTCCATCTCCACGTATGGGTCAAACATCTTCATTAGTTGGAGACTTAATGATAGTTATTGGAGGCAGAACTGATCCTACCAATATCCTGGATGATTTATGGATCTTCGATATCATAAAAGCTGAATGGAAATTGGTTGGCAACATCGGTGATGTGTTTTCTCCAAGGTGATGATACAAATAACTACTGATAGTATTCTACTCGTAGTAGTTTTTGCTTTTTGAAGATATCTCTCGATTGACAAATTAGCTAACGACGATATTTTATGCAGGCATCGTCATGCAGCTGCTGTTGTAGGTTCAAATATTTATGTATTTGGTGGACTTAATAACAACACATTGTATTCTTCTTTACTTATGCTGGATGTGGATACATTAATATGGAAAGAGGTACAGGCTTGTGGAGAATTGCCCTGTGCTCGGCATTCACATTCATTAGTTGCTTATGGTGATAAATTGTATTTGTTTGGTGGATACAATGGTGAGAGAGCATTGGGGGACCTTTATAGTTTCGATGTTCAAGACAATAAATGGGCAGAAGTAAAAACAGTTGGAAAGGGTCCTTATCCTAGGTTCTCGCACTCAATGTTTGTGTATAAAAAATATTTGGGAATAGTTGGGGGTTGTCCTGTCAGACAGCATTGCGAAGAGTTGTCCCTGCTTGACCTAAACTCTTTCTCATGGAAGCACGTGATCTTGAATTCAGTAGGCAAGCAATTGTTTGTTCGAAGCACTGCCAACATTGTCAATGATGATTTGGTTATAATTGGTGGTGGAGCATCCTGTTATGCGTTCGGCACAAAATTCAGTGAGCCATCAAAGATCAACTTGCTACCACTATTAATTCTTGACGATGCTCCTGTGTCTTCTTTATCTAAAGAGAAACAGAGCACACCCCGTCACAAAGACACTGTTGAGAGAGGAAACAACAGTTTTGGTTTATTTCATAATGGAAGTGTACAATCATCTGATCTGGGTACTAACTTGAACGTGGATGACAAAGCACCAAGTAGAGATGTTGGACATACAACGAAGAACTCTTATTGGGTTTTAAAATTGCAAAAAAAGCACGCTAAATTAGGGAAAGACATACTCAAGAAGTTTGGTTGGCTGGATCTTGGTCGAAAGGTGTATTCCCATGAAGATGGTACTTGTATATATTTCCCTATTACTGTGAAGTTCAGTGCTATATTCTCTGATGAGATATCCCAAAAGAGAGGGACAGTTGAAGGATTAAATGAACTTAATATGTCAAAAGATTCCATTGATTCCTGTGCTACTGCCTTGAATTTTCTAGTGGCTTGTGGTGCCACTAAGTACGTTGATGAGTTAGTTGCAATGAAGAAAACCTCTTTGTCTCCCTTGGAAGCAATGAAGGGAGCTGTGGCTTCGCTACTGAAACATAAAGGCCTACCTGAAGGGCTCTTAGAGGAGCTACCGACCAGGTTTCTTTTTAgctttgttttttaatttcctctttttccttttttctctGATCTGACTTTGTTGTTAAGTTTTTCTGTTCTAGAGTTGTCTCTCTTTAGGTTGTTATACTGGAAACTAGTTCTTGGACCCGTTCGACGAACGGGCTGGTTACATGTGGGTTTAAGTAGGCATTGGTTCCTTCAAAGAAAAAGTAGGCATTGGTAATAGTTAGTCTCCTCTTTTGCAGACATGTTCGTTGATGCTATGTTTTTGGCATTGGAAAAATGAAAATAGAGTAATGGATTAATGGAGTAACAACTTATTGAACACGGAGTAATACGTACTCACAGTTAGGGTATGTTTGGTATAAAATTTAGGAAAGGAAatggaaaagaaataaatgagaAGGGGAGAAGGTATTGTTAGCTATTACCAATATTAGTTATTTGATATACCTTAGGAAATGAATCACTTGTAACAAATTGGGGATTGAGGAGGGTAACAATGTTGTTACCATAGGATTTAGAGAGGTAACAAATGGTGGTACCCTTAGGAAATAGATTGTGTTACCACTCCTCTCATACCAAACATTAGGTAATGAAAATAGTTAATTGATGACATTTCCATCACTTAAAAACTCTATACCAAACATGCTCTTAAAGGAGGAAAAaagatttttgttttttaattgtcAATTGATATCTCTTTCCAATGTATCTGAAGTTTAGGCGACCGTTGTCAACTGATGTCCCTTCCGTTGATTGCGAAGTTGAACCTCAAACATTAGATCAACCATCTTTCCATGAAAAGAGGCCATTTTGATTTGTGAAATTGTTTCGTCTTGAGCTCAAATATTCCGGAAACTCTCCATCATAGCTTTTTGAGCTAATCTCTGAGGGAATTCCTTGGACTATAAAGGTGAATTGGTTTTTGGTGTCCGGAAATAGACTATGATACCCTCATTAACTTAAcaattaaattgaattaattaaaaaaatgattATTTATAATCAAATAACCAATAACGAAATACGAAGTACTAATACAAATCACAAATAAGATCTCTCTTTTCTATAGGGAAGTAATTGCAAGCTAACCTATTATTCCGTATTTGATTTATAAAATCTAATAACACAATTTGGCTTTCTTTTATAATATCATGCGTGCACATATGTAATAATATTCATCAATATGTAAAATTATAAACAAACACGGGACTACAAACAAAAACAGGGGAAAAAAAGACTACGCTGGTATTATTTAACAAACAGTAAATACTTCTTTAAAAAAACAGCAATACATCAATTTTAATCTAAAAATGCTAATCTGGACTTTAGCTTCTCAACTACCATGACTAAATCATGGAATACCAACAAATCCTGGTTTCTGAATAGTAGTGTATCTATTTCCAATAGAGTCCCATTAATTGGTGTATGCAACGCATGACGAAGGCAATATCAAGAAAAAACACTTGTGATGTTCCTTATCTTATCTTCGGTTTGATTCCATGTGTAATTGTGACGAAGAAAAACAAATACAGTATCACAAAAATAATCAAGCACGTTTAAATATGGGACTACAGAATAGTAGAATGCCATAAGGGGGAAATATCAGTTTTTTTTATGGAGGGGAATATTTTCATTACTCAccaaacaataaataaaaaaaagaacgcAACAATACATCAATTTTGATCCTACAAGTTGGAAATTACGCCTATTAAAGAAAAATACATGAACTTTACACCTTAAAACTGGaaattaaacacacaaaaaaagcaaaagaaaaattcCTGTCTCTGGCTCCCGATCATAGCATTATTCTTGTCAAATATACTATGTTAAATAGAGGAAGGATTTGGATTAAGATATGAGAGACAGAATATCAATGACCGTTTGTACGAACGAAGAGTAACAGACAAATTATTAATGGTTTGGGGGGAAATTACATAGTAAGTGAAGGTTATTAAAGATGGGGAGAAAATGGTGGGGTGGAATTGAAGGTGAAATTTGAGATTGATGCTAATTCGAGGCTCTATTGAAGGTTTTTTAGGGGTTTGTTTGAATTGAATGCAAAATCAAGATATTTCAATTCCAATTGAAGGTGATATTGGAGACTGATGATGTTCGTGAAATCGTGAATCAtaaatttgaaagttgaaattgattatgaaattGAATGATGGTTAATGAAAAGGAGGTTGAATTGGAATTGAATGAGAATGGGGAAGATGGAAGAGTAGTGACTGCGTTTTGCGGTGTTGCTGccaggattttttttttaaatgaaaaggaGGGTGATAGGATGGGACACGTGGCTTTAtagttttggttttggttttgtttttgtaaatactaggtatagattattCATCAAGGAAAGTGCTTGGATGGATACAACTTTCTGTGATGATGTCTTTGTTTGCCTGATCTAAACTGAAGTTCGTATTCCATTTCTTAAGGTGGGAACGGCTTGGTGACATTGTTGTCCTTCCTATCACCTCGTTCAGAGATCCTTCCTGGGACACAATAGGTAGCGAGCTTTGGTCTGCTGTTGCTCAAATTCTTGGCGCTCGTCGTCTTGCTCGCCAGGTACACTATGTAATCTATTTACCGTGAGATTTATTTacattaaggctccgtttggtagagAGTAATattttttcatggaaaacgattttccccttttcaattattttacacccgacccccccttaccccgcttcttgcgggagcctctttgaggcaatggggtaatgataatgaatgataATGGTTTGGCAAGTGATGTAAAATAATTTTCCATAGCTCCAAAGGTGaaaaaaccttttccatttgaaagggagggaaaccacttttccacttttccttccttacctccctctccatTTCCCccttcaatcttcaccatcttctcccattttcttttaaggaaccaaacaaatgaaaactagtttggaattgtgttttcccttggaaaatgttttacatggaaaatcattttgcactgaaaacgttttacacctaACCAAATGGAGCCTAAATTTTTATTCATGGGAGTTTCATGCTATGGAAATTTGATAGACAAACTGTAAATAGAATCTGCCTGATGATTACTTACCCTGGAACTCAGAAATTGCTGGGCGACACAATGTTTTAGTAATAATGCCACTGAGGAATGTCATATAATCCGTTTTTAGTTTCTAGCCACTGAGGAATGTCATATCATCTGTTTCTAGTTTCTAGCTGTAAGTCAATGGTTCTGAATTTTATTGCAGGGTCGTGTTGCTTCAACTGGAACACGGGATAGTCGTCTGGAGATCCTTGTCGGAGATAATGGTTGGGTTGAACATCGTGAAAACGGAATAGTGTATTGTTTTGATACCACAAAGTGCATGTTCTCCTGGGGGAATCTTTCAGAGAAACTTCGCATGGCCCGTTTGGACTGTAGAGGGGAAGTCGTTGTGGATCTTTTTGCAGGAATCGGATATTTTACATTGCCCTTTCTAGTAAGGTAATCCTTGGATTTCCTAACTTGGCACATTTATACAACTAGTCTTCTTTTTATGTGGGTACTTTCTACAAAAACTTGTTTGCAATGTACTGAAATCAGTTCTATGCTCCCCTAAATTACGCTATGTGGAGTGTATATATGCACAAATTTCTTTGATGGATCAATATTCTATCTCATGAGATTGTAGGGTTGGTCTGGTTGGCAGACTGACATCTTTGTGTTAGCAATGGGAAGAGTCAGGAAATGAGAAAGGTCAAATACATACATGTAAATTGTAATAAACTGGAATGTGATACAAACAGACTTTCTCAATGGATCCTCTCTCTACACCCATGCTTTTCATTAGATTCTCTGATAATTCCTTCCCTTTGCTAACTAAACTCTCCACGCCGTACTTCCCCTTAAGAGAAATATTAGGAGGGCAAGGGGTGTTCAAAATCCGGCCCGGACCTGAAAACATACCGGAACCGGACCGGTTTTAGTCCGGTCTTCGGTCCTTTAAATTTTGGTTTCCGGATTTCTGGTCCGGTCCAAAACCGGATTTTTCCGGTCCGGACCGGTTGACCCGATTTATATTAAATAAATCATTAATATTTAGTGCACTATATCAtgtgttattttctttttttttccctaCTGTTTAAGTCTTCTATATCCATCTCGACTCCCTTAAGAATGGAGAATTAATGTTTGAAAGATTTTCTAACTGTATTTTGTTTGGAAATAAATAACCTCGAAAATTGTATAGAGGCATATTCAATAATTTCGGTCCAATTCGATCTAAACCCGGATCGGACTGGAAAAATTAGGTCCTGTTTGGTCCGGAAATTTTTCGGTCCGGTCTACCATCCACAAATTTTCTTGATTCCGGTTCCGGTCCGGTCCAGTTTTGGATCGGTGCAGCCTCCTTGTTGAGCTATTGTAGGCCAAGAGAAAGGGTGGCTTAGGTAGATTCATGACGATATGCAATGTGGCAGATTTCAGAAGTGAGAACTGTAACAACTTTACTATTGGAACTTTGAATTTAGTGATAATCTTATTCCGTTGTATATGTCTGTCACTCTGTCCATAGAACCAGATCTTCTGAGAGTGTCATATAGCACGATCATGCTTTCTAGCATTGTTTTTTAAAACTCTTGGAGTGTTTGTTTTGATTTGGCTCTTCAGTTTATATAATTTTGGTTTTCCTATAACTTATAATGCATAATTTCCTACTCTTTGTTGATCAGAGCTCATGCTACATTGGTTTATGCCTGTGAGTGGAATCCCCATGCTATTGAGGCTCTTCATCATAATCTTCAAGCCAATTTGGTGTCTGATCGTTGCATTGTATTCGAAGGAGATAATCGCCTTACAGCTCCTAAAGTAAAGCCCTATTACTCTGTTTGATTATTTTTGTAATTCATGCATCTAGTATTACATATTTTCACAAGTTATTCCAGTGTTTATACTCTTTCATTATCTATATTATGGTTCAAGTCTGGTTATCCTTATTTTTCAATGGTGCATTCTGATGCTAAGAAACTCCATGTTGCTGGTAAATTTTGATAACAAATAGGGACATTGGAATTGTGTGATGTCTCATTAGGGTATCTATCTTCTGTAGCAATTAAAAGTAATATTACTTGTTCAACCTGTTGCTAATGTTAACTGATTACATATCCTTGCAATTTTACAGGGAGTTGCAAATCGTGTCTGTCTTGGTCTCCTACCATCCAGCGAGGGCAGTTGGGTTACTGCTGTAAAGGCATTAAGGTGATTTCTCTGGCTACCCTATTTTAAAATTTGGTACTCAAAATCATTGCACATCAAAAATCATTCAGCATCACATGAGAATGTGGCTATCTTCTTGTCTCACCTTGTTGCCCATTTCATGGACTTTGACATCTCTCCCAACTTCTATGCTAAATCTGTAGTAGAAGAAAAATCGAACTCCGTCCCCTAAATACTGATAGGGTATTTTTTAACGA
This Spinacia oleracea cultivar Varoflay chromosome 6, BTI_SOV_V1, whole genome shotgun sequence DNA region includes the following protein-coding sequences:
- the LOC110777318 gene encoding tRNA wybutosine-synthesizing protein 2/3/4, which gives rise to MEFEKRKAATMAAIASTEADKSPKGTIDAPIIPLLNTINHHPSYYTTSSCSGRISIFSHLPNKPKGGTWAFISHDPVDPTSILNLIFPPTTTTTTTTTTTTAAESTNSDSSELVFRFEPLIIAVECKDVGAAQFLVALAISRGFRESGITSVSAKRVIVAIRCSIRLEVPLGCKGGIRVSPEYLRYLVEIANDKMGANWKRTQGFLEGLRKNGFVEPNDAAEAEDGLVGFSDGVDVDVEGEEVDGNLEVTNLDRDTGPLGSPGSSLAIIPINVVGEHLERLFLWGHSSCTICKADRSEILIYGGFGGIGRHARRSDCLQLDPSSGQLSLLDVKGSPSPRMGQTSSLVGDLMIVIGGRTDPTNILDDLWIFDIIKAEWKLVGNIGDVFSPRHRHAAAVVGSNIYVFGGLNNNTLYSSLLMLDVDTLIWKEVQACGELPCARHSHSLVAYGDKLYLFGGYNGERALGDLYSFDVQDNKWAEVKTVGKGPYPRFSHSMFVYKKYLGIVGGCPVRQHCEELSLLDLNSFSWKHVILNSVGKQLFVRSTANIVNDDLVIIGGGASCYAFGTKFSEPSKINLLPLLILDDAPVSSLSKEKQSTPRHKDTVERGNNSFGLFHNGSVQSSDLGTNLNVDDKAPSRDVGHTTKNSYWVLKLQKKHAKLGKDILKKFGWLDLGRKVYSHEDGTCIYFPITVKFSAIFSDEISQKRGTVEGLNELNMSKDSIDSCATALNFLVACGATKYVDELVAMKKTSLSPLEAMKGAVASLLKHKGLPEGLLEELPTRWERLGDIVVLPITSFRDPSWDTIGSELWSAVAQILGARRLARQGRVASTGTRDSRLEILVGDNGWVEHRENGIVYCFDTTKCMFSWGNLSEKLRMARLDCRGEVVVDLFAGIGYFTLPFLVRAHATLVYACEWNPHAIEALHHNLQANLVSDRCIVFEGDNRLTAPKGVANRVCLGLLPSSEGSWVTAVKALRCEGGTLHIHGNVKDSEENQWTQHVTDSISEIAKSEGHCWNVAVVHLERVKWYAPHVRHLVADVRCEKILN